DNA from Roseofilum casamattae BLCC-M143:
ATTTCAAGCAAATCGGATATAGATTAAAGTAAGCATTTTGAGAGTCGATCGCATCAATGAAGTACTCTATGTTAAGCATTGACCCGCACCATAACCGAGAGGTGACGGAGCCGAGCAGCAAGAGCTGGTATCATCACTGTTGGCTGATGCTCGTTCCTTATTTCACTTTAGTTACCATTGCCCTCCCCTTTCGGGTTCTGGGAGTCCCTTTACCAGCGCTAAATGTTGGGGTTGAGGGAACCAACCTCACCCAACCCATTGCTTTGGCAATTGCTGATGTGGTTCAATTAGCGATCGAGAATAATACAGAAATTAAAAATGCTTATCTCGACCGGATTACCCAACGGCTAGATCTAGCCGTTGCTGAAGATAAGTTTAAACCCGATCTGACTCCAAATCTATCGCTCAATGCCCAACGTCAAACAAACGGCAGGCAAATTAATCAAACTCAATCTTTAGATATCGGCGCGCAAATGACCGCCCAATTGCCTCTAGGCAGTACGGTAGACTTAAGCTGGCAAAGCAGCCGTAACTTACAGCAGCAGTTTAACTCCTCCAATGATGTTAGTCAGAGAAGCTTAAACCATCGCCTGCAGTTGCAAGTGACTCAGCCTTTGCTGCGCGGAGCCGGAGTTCGGGTAAATCGAGCTTCAGTCGAACGCGCTCGAGTTAGCGATCGCTCTAATATTCTAACTGTGAAAGCAACCTTAATGGATCGGGTAACGGACGCAATTTTGGCCTACCGCCAACTCTTACAACGTCAAGAAGCTTTAAAGATTGCTCGACTCAGTTTAGAGAACTCTCGCAAGCGTCTGGAAATTACGAAGGCTTTAATCGATGCCGGACTGCAGGCCCCGGTTGAAGGTATTCAAGCAGAGACAGATGTTGCCTCCCAAGAACTGACTGTATTGAGCGCAAAAAATGACTTGGATGCCGCACGATTACAGTTATTAAATTTGCTCGAACTCGATCGCGATTTACCTATTGTCGCCCAACAGCTCGATCGGCAAGATTTGCCTAATCTCGATCGCGATGAGTTATTAGCTCTGGCCGTAGAAAATAATCCAGAGTATTTACGAGCTAAATTTAATGTAGAGATTAATAACTACGATCTAATTGAAGCTGCCGATCGCCGCCGCTGGGCGTTAGATCTGCAAACCGAATACGATTGGTCGCCGAGCAACTTAAGTGAAGATACCTCCAATTTGAGCGTACGATTAAATCTCAGTCATGCCTTGGGAGATTTAAGCCGACAACAACAATTTCAGCAGAGCCGTATTAGCTTGCTCAAAGCGGAAAATACCATTAATCGCCAATATTCAGAATTAACCATCGATATTAGCGATCGCATTCGCGAAATTGAGCTATTATTCGAGCAAGTCAATCAATCTCGAACCGCCCGAAACTTAGCACAACAACAATTAGAAGTGGAAGAAAATAAATTTAGATTTAGTACGAGCAATACCTCCTTAACCGATATTATTCAATTTCAAAATGACTTAGCTTTTGCCAAAGAAAGAGAGCTAAATGCTTCCATTAATTATCTCAATGCTCTGACGAATCTCGACCGTACATTGGGTTTAACTCTCGAGCGATGGAATTTACAGATCGAGATAGACTGACGAACTCAATTGCCATTAGCTGGGAACTTCAGTAAGATTGT
Protein-coding regions in this window:
- a CDS encoding TolC family protein; its protein translation is MKYSMLSIDPHHNREVTEPSSKSWYHHCWLMLVPYFTLVTIALPFRVLGVPLPALNVGVEGTNLTQPIALAIADVVQLAIENNTEIKNAYLDRITQRLDLAVAEDKFKPDLTPNLSLNAQRQTNGRQINQTQSLDIGAQMTAQLPLGSTVDLSWQSSRNLQQQFNSSNDVSQRSLNHRLQLQVTQPLLRGAGVRVNRASVERARVSDRSNILTVKATLMDRVTDAILAYRQLLQRQEALKIARLSLENSRKRLEITKALIDAGLQAPVEGIQAETDVASQELTVLSAKNDLDAARLQLLNLLELDRDLPIVAQQLDRQDLPNLDRDELLALAVENNPEYLRAKFNVEINNYDLIEAADRRRWALDLQTEYDWSPSNLSEDTSNLSVRLNLSHALGDLSRQQQFQQSRISLLKAENTINRQYSELTIDISDRIREIELLFEQVNQSRTARNLAQQQLEVEENKFRFSTSNTSLTDIIQFQNDLAFAKERELNASINYLNALTNLDRTLGLTLERWNLQIEID